Part of the Amia ocellicauda isolate fAmiCal2 chromosome 18, fAmiCal2.hap1, whole genome shotgun sequence genome, GATGAAAGGCATTCAAGTAAAACGATAGAATCATGTATCCACTATTGTGAAATATAGCGTCAAATCTTCATGAAAATTCCATGCATTCATTGTGTAAGAtactgcatgtgtttttcatgtatcaaacccaatttaaatCAACATGAACATCATTTTCTTTGGATTTCAGATCATGATTCAGTCTTAAAAAATATGTCTGGCATTGCCTCAGTACACAGTTGCTGGAATTAACCTCACCACCTTCATTACTAGAGCTATGCATAATTTCCGATGTGATTTCTAAGTCATATTTCCATGTGCTTGTCTTGTGTTCAGGAACATGACAGGCAGTACATGCACATTGGCACAATGGTGGAGTTTGCCTTCGCACTGGTGGGGAAGCTTGACGTTATCAACAAACATTCCTTCAATGATTTCAAACTCAGAGTTGGTAAGTTCAAGTTTGTCAGGATATTATTTGTAACACATTAGTAATATGTATAAAATCTGACGATAAGATTCAGAAAAATGTTGTGACCTTATTTAGACTTCTCTGGTTACATTTTCTCTCCATGTGGTTCTTCATATTGAGATTTGCTGTTTATATTAATCTAACTGGAGCTCTACTTCTACAACAGGGATCAACCATGGTCCTGTGATTGCTGGAGTGATTGGTGCTCAGAAACCACAGTATGATATTTGGGGAAACACTGTGAATGTCGCCAGCAGGATGGATAGCACTGGAGTGCTTGGCAAAATACAGGTATGTGTTTTTCCCCTATTCATATTTCAGGGACAGCTTAAAAATTTCTTGCAAATGTATTGTGTTTCTTATTTTCACATCTGCCACTACCATGTCAAGTTAAATATTCTGCATTTTTTTACAGTTGCCTTTCAAACCATCCTGCCATCTGTTAGGTTTTCCACAGCATATCATTTGAGTTGTAAACAGTATTTACAGATGTTCAAATTTGCAAGTGAATTTTTGGAACGAATACTGCAAACTGGATTTAATGTAACCCGATATTATGATTGCAAAAAACTTCTCTTCTGCTTAAGGTTACAGAGGAGACCAGCAAGATTTTACAGACTCTGGGATATATGTGCACATGCCGGGGAATAATCAATGTGAAGGGAAAAGGGGAATTGAAGACCTACTTTGTTCATACAGAGATGACCAGATCTCTTTCACAAGGGAATGTAATGCCTTGAAACAGCACATCCGGACTGGGCAAAGGACCAACTCTCTGAATCCCATTGGGGACTGGAAACATTGAAACCACAGCATCTGTAAATAGCTCAAGTCTGTCCTTAGATGCACGAAATCTTGGATGTATTTACAAGTGGTACTGTTTCTTTTTCACGAGCAGTGACGTATTCTGAGAGTGCTCTGGATTCTGCACAGAGTATACGTACAGAAGAAAGTCAGCagttttctaaaaaaaataaaacaatttaaaaaatgtgttcatgttttaacGCCATTGTTTTGTAAAAACTTATTCATTAAAGGTTTATATGTATTTcacacttttttaaatgtttcttgattaaataataatttgaaactGAAAGTGAAGGGGAGGAAATACAACATACAGTTGAACacatttttctcttttccaAAAGAGCCATTAACATCATCAGACTAATACAAATGTACCCTTAGTAGCatgctaacttttaagatacaAGCAAATTAGGCCGTGATGTAAAGTCGGTAAGGAGAGGAGCTTCTggggaaaatgaataattaatgtCACCTTCTCTTAAAGGTCGGAAAGGCAGTAAAACATTGGTTTGCAAAGAGCAATATATTGCCCATACAAATACTGCAATTCAGCAATATTTCTCTGCATTAACTGGGGCTACAACAATAAACagtaaatctataaataaacaaataaaagcctTCCCGTTTAATCTGGGTGTTCATCTAAATTTGTCATGAAGCAAAACCGATTGAAATGCAATGTTACAAAACTATAATGGTAGAAATACATCTAGATAGACCGACAGATAGagatttttaatacaattttatacagAATGGATATATGAAATCAGAAACATGGAAACATGGAAGCTTGGGAAGTTCTTCATCCAGTAGTGTAAAGATTAAGACAATTGATGatgatatattttatatattctctGTTAATGGCTCTCTGACATGCTTAGGAAAAATAAGTTGAATAAGCAGAAgactacaataaataaatggttgCTATAACTTTAACTTCTCTTCAACATTTgggtaaatacataaataaaatctgaagaAAACTATTAAGCAGTTGGTAATACATGTTGGTACATGTTCTAAGATCTCCTCATCTCCTATATTTTTTATAGTACTTAACTttgtatgttaaaatatatgtttgcaATCAAGGTTAATAAGATACACTAATTAAGATGCATACACAAAACATTGTAGCCACTAGATATATTAGTAATAATGcagttgcttgtttgtttgattttattcatATGCAATCACCCACATTCTCTTTTCACAGAGCATTTCCagttttatattgatatatCTAAGTTTCTTAGAGACTGGTTTCCAATCAGTAGACAGGTTTATGCAGGAGAGACAGATCCATAGCCTTCCTCAACTGAACGCTGGATTCCATTTTTCCTGCAAAATTCCGAGCGGATGATTCCAACTCGGACAAACTGGCGGCCTGGTTTGTATATCTCAAGGGGAAAACGTCTTCCATATTCTGAAGAGGACAAAATCGGAACAGGTCTTGACCTTTCCTGAAAGTAAAAATGAAGTTATGAatgttattttctcttttattttcttctccctctccctctgtggTTTTTAGGCTAgatattttttctatttcacGGACTGTTAATCATGTTCCCCTTTTGGACTGGAAGGTTTGTATTTCACCTACATGAGTGTAACTCTGAGCAACTGAGATTGATCGCCAAGTCTGTTGGAAGTCACACTGAAAGGTTACAATGTAAAATGTCCCAGCAGGAGCTTCAGTACCTCGGTGTGTACGTCCAGACCCCTGCTCTTGGCGTGCTCTCTGTCGTCGCGATGCAGCTTCTCGTTGTACCCTTCATCTCGTCGAAACAAGCAATCATAGGTCAAGATTTCACGGCCCTTCAATGAGGAATAGTTACAATTAGTTTCATTGTGACTTACAAGCTAAGTTTACAGGGAACAAGTGCTTAGCTGTATTATAAATGTATGAATGAACTACAAGATTAGACCATTCCACATTTTGCAGAGAATGTTATGGGTagacaattatattattaacaatTGGATTGAATATGTATCAATATTTGTCATTATTTATGATTAGgctatttattataataatattactgagcaaataaacatgttaGTGAGCCTAACTGTAAATAGGGAGAggtttaaatatgtttattccATGTTTTCTACACTATCATCATTAAACAAGGCAGTGAATGAGCTATTGTTGCGCACCATGTGTCCTCCTggacaacaaaaacagagacaACATCAACAGTACAActtaaaatacgtttttataGTATGACTGATCTATAGTTTACTTTCCATCTAATGCAATAGAAATGCGCGCTGTTTCCAGAGCCGTTGCTGTTTAAAACGAACCACTACAAATCCCAGCTGCACGAAAATGGAGAACCCAACATCTAGCAACGTATATAATGCTGTCCCCCCAGCTGACATACTGTTTAGTGGACAGTGTCTCACCACAATGTCCACATGACGTGTTAGTTATGAGCTATACCTTGGGCGCAGTGTTACAGTAGGTGAGCTCTTTGGGATCAGTGCGTCTGGGCGGGATGTGGCTGAAGGCAGACAGCGAGGAGAGAGGTGCCGTCGTGGTCTTCAGCATCGTTTCCATGTTGGTATTTTTTTCTCGCTCGAAAACAATGTCCGGCCAAGAACTGTCGGCTGCGGATAAATACACACTGCGGCCGGCGTCCTGCGGTTGCTGGGAAACAAGGCCGTGACTGGATCCTTCTGCGCAGGTCTGCTAAATCCCGCGATCCCATTggaggagcagcgcagatctgcggacatctgcgctgcaCCAACGCGACCTGGAGACTGCGTACGTCCTGCTGGTGGCAAGAGCCAGCTGTTCCACTCTGCAGGTCGCAGAACATACGAGAAGAAGTAGAAGCAGAAGTACGAGCTAACATAAACTAATAAACATACACCGTGTAATTTTAtggtgtttttgatttatttatatttttggaatAGAATACTACGTGCAGGGCGAAGTCTGAACATAAAAATGTGCATCATATTCATTTTATCACTTTGTGCAGATAGAGACGTtgttgacatatatatatatatatatatatatatatataatgtatttttcaactCTTGGAGTTAACGATGCAGGGGCTTAATTGGCTGAGTAGCAGGCATGGGAATGTATCTTGTTCTGCCTCCCCATTGGCCAATCAGTTCATTACGTTACTGGAACAGTTGCCCAACCCTTTAAGAGATCACCTGGGCGGGCGGCTCTATTGAAGAACTGGGAACTGGGAACTGGGAACTGGGAACTGGGAACTGGGAACTGGGAACTGGGAACTCTCAGGCCCATGTGCCAGTGGTTTTGTTGTGGTTAGGGGATCTAGACTCTAGACTCTAGACAAACAGTGCTTTGCACTGGCAACTTAATGTACAAAACTCTTGACTTGATTATGGATGAGGACATGCATTTTATACTTTTTTGTTTAGCTGTACAGTTTACATTTCCATCGATTTAGTTTGGAAGGATAAAGAGAGCCATCATGTTAGATATGAAGCCGTTGAGCAGAGCAATCGGCAC contains:
- the cfap90 gene encoding cilia- and flagella-associated protein 90, with translation METMLKTTTAPLSSLSAFSHIPPRRTDPKELTYCNTAPKGREILTYDCLFRRDEGYNEKLHRDDREHAKSRGLDVHTEERSRPVPILSSSEYGRRFPLEIYKPGRQFVRVGIIRSEFCRKNGIQRSVEEGYGSVSPA